A stretch of DNA from Doryrhamphus excisus isolate RoL2022-K1 chromosome 6, RoL_Dexc_1.0, whole genome shotgun sequence:
cgaattagcatgtgtctcaagaccctgcagttgcgcaatatgttgtaaataaaaaaagtataaatgtgactatagtcgtgttttgtcatgtctacagggctctaataatgctttgttaattttaatctgaaaaaaataatttgtctacccaccaactatatgtggtttcttaagtttttattatttgccgttttattattataataatatttatttattactgattgattgattttctttattcttgatttgtttatttatttttcatcttattttgtgtagaaaaataaaaagtaagatatttgagaacagtggaatgttttatcagagctgttcttgtagaaaatcaaaaccaaagcaaagtttattcatttttctgtttttaataaatgcgttttttttttttttttttggaaaacctgatgcagcccagtctcgcccagaccctagctccagtggcccccaagtaaattgagtttgagacccctgatttacagtgTTACACACTATTAATTACTgtttaaatacaatacaatacaatactgtTGGATGAAATaatcgtatatatatatatatatatatatataatgtactcACCAACTGTGTGCTGAAAACTATGCGAGTGCCAGGCCTTCTTGCTGTGTTGGGCATTTCCTCGCTTCATAGCCAGCTCAACGACGTCTGAGAAAGGGCCATCACCCACTTGGTTGGAGGCAGAGATCTTCACCATGTAGACATTTCCTGGTTCCAGCTTCTCCAGAAGAGCCATTGTATGACTTCCTGCAATGAGTAGAAGCAGACAATAAGGATACTggatataataaatatgatccTGTGGGCGTTGGTAGTACTTATATttgtcacgattgggcttcactCCCTCATGACAgctcttagttttcctctttttctcagttcctggttcatgcccttattttgtatgaacttcctgtgttgttctgttctgttttcagTTGCTTTCCATTATCTCCTGCACCTGTTTCCCATTATTTGtgatgcctatttagttcaggtgcgcgctcctttagttgttgggtcattgtcgttttttctgttggacatgctagtgtgttgttctgctgcatagcatcattaaatatatttttacctgcaattgggtcctcatctctgcatcctggggtcgctacACCACACAGCCATGCTCAAAATTTTCTATATAGTACATAATATAAAATCATACTATGAAATTATTATattctacaacaggggtctcaaactcgctagtttgaggcccccaccttgataccaaagtttaatgttaaaataacagcttaaagctgtgtgacgcatcggacacaattaacatgattttgccccgccaatactgttaccctaccctgttaccccaccctgttttgctttggattagcaatgaagctaaaggtttatgacgctgggtacaaataaatgcaggaaatgatttggaataaaacggaaaatacatgttgcgctgctcccagatggaactgagtactatgctaacttgctaattgggtaaaatgattaagtttcattaatgttcatgttaaaggttaaataactgttaatactgtacatttgaatctgaaaaaaataatttctctaccaactgtatgtggtttcttacgtttattacattatttgctgttttattattattttacttatttattactgattgattgatttattgtctttattcttaatttgtttatttatttttttatcttattttgtgtatagaaaaataaaaattaagatatttgagaacagtggaatgttctatcagatattttggtgtggaaaaccggaaccaaagtactgaaaaagtgtaggctatagcagaagcaaaagcattgaagatagtttttttattttttttttccagtttttaataaatgcgttttgggtttttttttttgaaaacctgatgcggcccggcttcacccagaacctagctccggtggcccccagggaaattgagtttgagacccctgttctacaatatagatatatatccAAACTATGTATCATGTAGTGTCTTCTGCCTAGCTCACCCTCTCTTTGAATTATTTGCCAGCGTCCAGCCATCCAAGACGTCTGGGAAGCATAAAGTATGGTGTAGTGCGTAACCACCACATTGGACTCAGTGGGCTCCTTCCAGGACACCAAGGCTGTGTCTTCTTCAATCAGAGTTACTCTCAGTCCTGTGGGCGGCCGTCTGGGTGCTGCAGACAAAGAACACGATAAACATTCATTTACAGTTGCATGCAAAGCTGTGGTCTTGTGAATGGCATTCTGGGTATAAAACAAGGAAAAgaaaacatcaataaatgacACAGTATAATGTATCAATTGATCACCTGCTGGTAGTGTGTGATGATAAACCGCAGGGCTCCAAGGACTTGACATCTGATCCACATGGAGACGCACCACAAACTCGTAGCGAGTATTTGGATCTAAATTTTGCACCGTCACATTTTCTTTGGTACtgtggaaaacaaacacaattcTTACCAATCCGACTCCTTCAATATTACAGTGTAAGTTAAGTAAGTTAAGGGCGCTCGTATCGATCGGCCACTGATCGGTATCGGACAATATAAGTGAAAAAGAACAGTATCAACATTGgctgatacttgctttaaaacccCATCTGGGTTTCCGCCCCCACTGCAGCATTCAGAATAAGCATGTCTGCCGTCTGAGTGATAAAGTTTCACACTCTGAAAAATTTATTAATTCTTTctttttctacagcttatctactcgggtcgcgggggtgctggagcctatcccagctgtctttgggcgagaggcggggtacaccctggactggtcgccagccaatcacagggcacatatagacaaacaaccattcacactcacattcatacctatggacaatttggagtggccaattaacctagcatgtttttggaatgtgggaggaaaccggagtacccggagaaaacccacgcatgcacggggagaacatgctaactccacacagagatggccgagagtggaatttaactcgggtctcctagctgtgaggcctatgcgctaaccacttgtcagcCATGCAGCCCTGATCGGAACATTCCAATTAAATATAGTCATTTCAAAGTAGTATAAActattaaaatggaaaaattcaCACTGATTCAAATGTAAAGCGATGTCCAATACTGTACATCGCAAGACACAAAGACttatatcttaatattttggaacATTAGCTTACGTTTGCAAGTAGCGTAAAGCCGAAGCATTGTGTGTTCCAACAATCGTGTAGCGGACAGTGTAGCTGACAGCCTTCCCAGACGTGAACGTGGGGTGTTTCCAACGTAAGGACACTTCAGAGGAACTGTTGGCCGAAACAGTCACATGATCCGGAGGTGGAGGGGTTGCTGCCATTTGGTCCCTAgcagctgttaaaaaaaaataatgtgaagaaatgtgaaaaaataatcaGGTTGTGtcctaaaatattaaaataaaaaacttgtaATGTACTTACACACACATCCAGGAGTACTGATGGCTTGGTCCGTCTCATAGCCATCTCCTAGCTGACTGAAGGCTAGGATCTTGACACGATATCTCCTCCTCGGATCTGGgacacaaatgacacattttccaTTTGTTGCTGCCAATAACAAAAGCAATAACAAACCAATGCAAAATCGTTGCCATTATTGGATGACGGTCGTCTGTGTCACCCCAGTTTCTAATTTATCATGTGCTGTCCCATGACATGggaaatattagaaatattagtATGGTCAAtgtgaatatactgtatgcctTTATAAACATCAGATTACAGttcaatgtaaaataataacaacaataagcattaaaaaacatttttggcataAATATTCAAATCTGACCAAAAAACAAGTTAACATGAAATTATACATTTTGCATTTCATCCTAAACAGCTACCATGGCTTCAGCTCCTAAATCAGGCCATCTTTAGGGAGTGTTAAGATTAGTTTTGTGCCTCCCGTGTGAAAGGTCAGTCTATGGATATTGACCATGCAAGGCGGGGGGGGTGTCCAGGCCCCTGTTGTGTGGGGGCTGGGCCGTGGGGGCAACCTTCAGCTGCTGGGAGCCAAAGCCCATGGGACAAGGGGGGGGTTTGACTTGGGTCACTGGGTCAGGCCAAGATAGAACAGACGGAATCTGGGAGCAGAACTTTGGGATAGAAAGGGATGGGGGGGCTCTTTTGTTCCTTGGTTTGTTCCTCTGTTGTCCTTGGGTGATAGCCTTCAACTTGGAGCAAAGATCCAAAAAAAGTTGTGCGTTGTTGTTGTAGAATctatgaccaaccacagcaggctGACTATCAATCATTTTCATTACCAATAGAAGCAAGCAGAGCTCAACATTGAGcctttttaaatggaaaatgtgaaatatgtgcTGTTTCTATTGCACCATATTAAGAAAACACTTTGCtgagtgatattattattagttttaagCAGTGCAACACAGCTCTATGCATACTGATTATTGTAGGTTATTTACATGGACAGCATAGACAAGCATTGGGGGGCAGGAGACTAATGCAAGACTGCTGTCTCATGGTTAGAGGTCAGCCGTCCTGTCCGATTCTGGCCAATCTCGAGGggctgttttgtgtgtttcgaagtccagctaaaaaaaaaagaggggggaGTATCTGGTAAGGCAGGTCTGgccttgaacacaacacaatagCCAGGGGTAATTATGCAAGCCACTGGATGAGAAAACCGTGGTGGGAGGGACATCTGGACCCTGACCTCTAACCTAGGAGGCTGATCCTACTCAATACTGCATGCAAACTGAAGAGGTCAGCCCACATTGATCTCAGTCCAGGGTGAGAATGCAAATGCAGGGACCAACTGCCCACTCAACAGACGTATGTTAATGTTATCAACATAGTCCACTATCATCTTACCAAGACCACTGATGGTGTAGGTGTAAGTCTGAGCCTGCAGCTGGATGACGGGCTGCTCGGGTTGGTTTTCCTCATGGTAACGCAAGCGGTAGCCAAAGACAGCCTCAGACTCTGGGGCGGTTTGCCAGTGTGCCACAATGGAAGTGCAGTTAAGCGGCTCAAGTTGACAAATTGGGGCTGAGGGAACTGAACCGGGAAAGACAGCAGGCATGAGATCAATACACTTTCACACTCGGAATATCACAAAACAATACTAAACCTAGTTGGGGTGGTGCACAAACTACTTTAGATGTGTTTGATAAGCATAGAGGGAAAATGGCATTGAGGAGTTGATCATTTATTATAGTCCActgcggggggaaaaaaaagctgtgcaGAAAACAGCAGGATTTTACGAAAAAAAGGCTATTCTTTTCCCCACACTCTCTTTATGACCCGTGACTGAGGCGGCTCTTACAtcactgacagcagagggcaaaGGTTTCTGAGGAACCAACACAAAAGACTGCTGGACAATAACTCCAAGGCTCCAAGAACCAACTCTGCACATAAGATGGCCTCAATGCAGgagcaaaaaaattaaatgtctcTATCATAGGCAATATATggactaaagcaggggtctcaaacacgcggcccgcgggccaaatgtggcccgcaggacactagtttgaggcccccgccttgaaatgaaagtttaatgttagtgtggcccgcgcaagtttgatatggatgctgtatggtatcatgtacccagaaaaaaattattacgtttgattaatgttcatgttaaaggttaaataactgttaatagttatcctccctatccctgtggaagtggtaagtttttggctatttaagtttaaaggaaataacttgaaggctaccgtttaggtcgctagctctctagtttgcgagttagcatgtgtctcaagaccctgcaattgcgcaatatgttgtaaataaaaagagtataaatgtgattatagtcgtgttttgtcatgtctacagggctctaataatgctttgttcattttaatctgaaaaaaattatttgtctacccgccaactatatgtggtttcttaagtttttattatttgccgttttattattattattatatttatttattactaattgattgattttctttattcttgatttgtttatttttcatcttattttgtgcataaaatatctttttttatatatttgagaacagtggaatgttttatcagagcttttctagtagaaaatcggaaccaaagcactgaaaaagtttgtatatttttctgtttttaataaatttaataaattaattaaaaaaaaattttttttggggggggggggggggggctgatgcggcccagccttgcccagaccttagctccagtggcccccaagtaaattgagtttgagacccctggactaaagCATATACATATaactttaaaattattaattcatcaaTCCAAGGTTGGTCCCTTTAATTATAAGTAATGATATGCTCCCAACTTTGTGGGGAGGGCTTTTACTCAAGGTCCTTAAATATACCCTATATACAGTAGCAAGATGATTTTCACATGGAAGAACTAGAGAGTCCTGACCTCAACCCAATTGAGATGACCTCTCTGTACTTTCTGCTTGTTTTACCTTTGTGGCTGGAGGTCTTAGGTGTACGGTGGGATGTCCACGCTGAAGGCTCACACCAGCCCACACGGGTGGCTGCAGCCATACGGAACAGGTAGATGGTGTCGGGCTGGAGACCCTCCAACAGGTACTCAGTGCTGTTCTGCGGTAGCTCCACTGATATCACTGCGCTGTCTGCGGCTGTTCGATAGGACAGCCTGTATGCTGACACCCGCCCGCGGCTCAACTTGGAGGGAAGCTGCTGCCAGCTCACCCGGATGTCTGTTGAGTTGTGGCTTATCAAATGTAGCTCCGGTGTACGCAGAGGCACTGAAAAATAACACATAGCTGTATTATATTTCCTATTAAGAGCTAAATAATAAAGTTAAACTAGAAAACGTTGCAgctatggtaaaaaaaacaacgaaTGCCCTTCCCCCATTTCCACTGAAAAGGTGCTGTGTACACACAGGATTTACGTACATTCACCTTAACTAAACTGCCAAAGTGATTTACTACAAGGAATGCTGGGAGTCTCAAAGCTTACCATCCTCCAGTGTGTGTTGACTGACTTGATCGGACATACGACTGGCTCCCATCGGCATGTAAGCCACAATGTAGAAGGTGTAATTTCGAGCCGGCTCCAGATCATCGATAATGTAACTGGTTGTGTCGTTGCCAATAACAACTTGGTATTCCTCATTGTTTAGACCTGACATGCAGGAGGGATCAGAGAGCAGGTTAGGGAAGACAATATACTATCTGGCTTATAAATTCACTAGCtaggtaaataaaaatagacataataTTAGAAAGACTTCTCCGTCTTGTAGACTTCTGCTCATCTACAAAACCATACTTGGCATCACGCCTTTCCATTTCTCTTCCCTCTTACATCTTTCTCACTCTGCTTACAATCTAAGGTCCAGTAATCAcatcaaactcattcattcattctcattcattttctaccgcttttcctcacgagggtcgcgggggtgctggagcctatcccagctgtctttgggcgagaggcagggtacaccctggactggtcgccagccaatcacagggcacatatagacaaacaaccattcacactcacattcatacctatggacaatttggagtcgccaattaacctagcatgtttttggaatgtgggaggaaaccggagtacccgtagaaacccgggagaacatgcaaactccacacagagatggccgagggtgggatttaaccctggtcctcctagctgtgaggtctgcgcgctaaccacttgtgcgccgtgcagcccggcttATGAATTAACTAGCtaaaagtagacataatattagAAAGAATTCTCCGTATATAAGAAATATTGtttcataataatatactaCCCTTCTGATACAGTTAAACTACTCACAACTCTCAACACTCTTCATAACAAGGTTAGCTTTTAAAAAGGTATCCTGTTCCTTTAAGAGAGAGTATGCGCAATAGTTTCTAAGCTTGTTGTTAGGTGAGGTTGCTATTTCTATGCACTCCTTGACCTCTGCTCTGTCCAACAACAACAGATTAACACACCAAGGACAGCTGATCACATATGAGACAATAACACATATTATTTTGATTCGCTATCATCTGTAATAATACGAAACAGCCAGGAAAACATCTCACCTTCAGCCTTCATGTAATGGATGGAGTAGGCTATGACTCTTTCTGCATTGAATAGTGGCCTCTCCCATGCTAGTAAGATGGCCGAGCTTGAGATGGTCTCAGCATGGATGTTCCTCGGAGCACTGGGCCTGTCTTCTGACATCACAACAATGAGGCGAGCTAAGGACAGCACTGAGCCCTGTTCACTCTCTGCCATGCACTGATAGATAGCGTCATCTTCAGGGATGATCTGAGTGATGACCAATTTACTGTGaaacatgggaaaaaaacatgatcagaACAGGTCTTTTAGACAGCTTATTTGGCGTATTTGTGTCTTGTCCATAATTAATACCTGTTGTACATCTTAATGCGGCCATTTAAGTGAACCTCTTCACCATTCTTTAGCCAGCGGATGCGAGGTGTAGGTACTCCTTCCGCTTGGCACATGAAGCGAGCAGTACCAGCCCTGGGACGGGTCTGACTCTCAGGCCTCTCAATAATAGATGGCGGCACTGAAAACGTGGCACACCATAGattaaaaaaagttgaatatgCTTCAATATGATTGATGACAGTACAGTACCTTGAACTGTCAGGTTGGCAGCAGCTATAGTGTAGTTGCGGGTTCCAGGGGTGGTGGCCCTGCAGAGGTAGACTCCACTGTGCTTGGATTTGACATCTGTAATAACCAAGTTcccatttcccagcactttgGCTTTATATACATCAATTGGTTTACTATCAGCACGGCTCCAGGAGATGATGGGCCAGGGGTTTCCAGTTGCTAAGCACTCTAGCACTACAGTTTGATGGAGTGAAACTGTCATGTTCTGAGGTCCAGCTATGATTCTGGGTCTCCTATGGGTTTCAGCACCCACACCTtgaaggaaaggaaagaaaatgtgaaataaatgagCTGTTCTCAGTATAGTAGTAGTGTCAACAATGAATGCTCACTTTGAACGACTCTCAGCGTTGCCTCGCGACTCTTCAGTCGGCTGCCAATGTTCGTTGCGACACATCGATACTGGCCAGCATCCTTCAGTTGTACACTGTGGATCTGAAGGACTCCATTGGGCAAAACTGTGATTCTACACACAAATAAAAGAGGTCAAACACTGAGGTCAAATAAGTGCTTAATACATATGGTATTTCTACACGACATGGAGCCACCTTAATCAATCATGGGTTATGTTAGACAACATTAACCCCCCTGCCCAGATGTTCTCGagtcccaaaacaaaacacaaaacaccctCTGTGTGTGACTTAAGTATGACTTGAACCTGAGTCACAAATTTGATTCCCCATCTCTACCATACAGCACAGGTATGATCGGTGATGAAGGACTCACAACTAATATAAAATTACCTGTCAGTCTGAAGAGGTAATGTGCTTTGGTTGAACTCCCAGGTGACTGTGGCGGGAGGTCTGGAGGTGACTGCACATGAGAATCGGGCCACGGAGCCCTCCGTCACCTCCGTAGGCAATGGGTGCAACACAAACTCTGAAATACCTGCAGGGAAATGcaatagaaaatattttatacatttgtattataCGACATGCAAAGCCTTGATGTTGATGGCGTCTACGGCAGAAATTGAACTGTGATTATCTTGCTATTGCGCAAAAAAGCTGCCAGTCCTGGAGTTGAGCAGCTGGTCCAATCAGTGGATCAATTGTGGAAAGATTTATAGTTATGGATCAAAACAAATCAATGGATGGAAAACATCACATAACTAACAGTCAAGCAAACACTGAACTCCTGTGTACTATAAATACGATTATGTTAAATTTTCTaattgacgagtggttagcgcacaggccacacagctcggagacccgagttagattccaccctcggccatctcagtgtggagtttgcatgttctccccgtgcatgcgtgggttttctccgtgtactccaggtttcctcccacattccaaaaacatgctaggttaattggcgtattacaattaggtatgaatgtgagtgtgaatggttgtttgtctatatgtgccctgtgattgactggcgaccagtccagggtgtaccccgcctctcgcccgaagacagctgggataggctccagcaggataagcggtagaaaatgaatgaatgaatacatttgctAATGTTTGGATCCATATACACATTGTGCTTAGTCACTCTGTGTTCCATGTGAGTCATGCCAATAatttctaacacacacacacacacacaaaaccctaATCTGCATTTATGTGAAGGGCCCTCTTTAAGTATTACCAATGACCTTCACTCATTAAGGTGCCCTTCCCCCTTGCACTAACAGGAAACAAGTCAATATTGtgttaaagaaaatcaataccCCCTTCTCCCCACTGAACACTCAGCTTTGGGAAGTCAAAATTAAACAGCAATGCTGTAATTTACAACCTCATCTCATCTATAATGCACAAAGAGAAGCTTGTTTAAATGATACTGTACGCGGCAGATCACTTGAACCgcgttgatgttttttttggcctTAATTTTTCCAAAGGAAATATCTGTGGGATGGATGACAACTTGAGAATGAAAAGCAACTGATTACCAGCAGTATATTTGGGCCTTGAACTTCCATGCGTCTGTTTACAAATAAATGGTGTTTTCGTCATGCAAACACAGCATCAGTGATGTAGATGATGGGCAGGGTCTGAGCACACTAATATGCTTGCTTCTGTTATAAGGAGCAAATCAATGTCTGGGTCAAACAGCACAAAGGTTTCTTTAAAGAGGTCAGAGTTGACTTCAAGCCCATGTCCATTGATTATATCCAAACTTGCAATATTGCCTccaatttgaattaaaaaatgtaagctTGTTATTCTTGTGCTGAATGTTATGAATATATGTTTTTGTAgtagtacaactttatttatttatctttattttaagacaggggtctcaaacacatgcggcccacgggccaaatgtggcccgcagaacactcgtttgaggcccccgccttgatatgaaagtttaatgttagtgtggcccgcgcaagtttgatatggatgctgtatggtatcatgtacccagaaaaaatttgtacgtttgattaatgttcatgttaaaggttaaataactgttaatagttatcctccctatccgtgtggaagtggtaagtgtttggcttttttaagtttaaaggaaataacttggaggctaccgtttaggtcgctagatctctagtttgcgagttagcatgtgtctcaagaccctgcagttgcgcaatatgttgtaaataaaaagagtataaatgtgactatagtcgtgttttgtcatgtctacagggctctaataatgctttgttaattttaatctgaaaaaaataatttgtctacccaccaactatatgtggtttcttaagtttttattatttgctgttttactattattattattttatttatttatttctgattgattgattttctttattcttgatttgtttatttttcatcttattttgtgcatacaaataaaaagtaagatatttgagaacagtggaatgttttatcagagcttttattgtagaaaatcggaatcaaagcactgaaaaagtttgtatatttttctgtttttaataaatgcgtttttttttgggggggaaaacctgatgtggcccagtctcacccagaccctagctccagtggcccccaagtaaattgagtttgagacccctgcattagataaTTCTGCCAGCCTGTGTCAaccaaataaatataacaaaattgTTACATGTGTGACAAGACCGCTCGAAAAAAACGTCTCTGGATGTTTTTAGAAGGCCAACATCACTCACTGCGCAGTTTtaaacatgttcattcattagtAAAACTGGCTCAGATTCAACAAAAGGCTTCTGCCTGACGGAGCAACACAGGGGTCGCCCCAGTGAAAGGGATGGTGTCCTGGGAGCGAGAGGAGCAGGCCATCCCAGTCACATCAggcctgtgacatcacaaagcccTTCCCTGTTGACCTCTGAACCCAAGGACCTCTGGACAGAAGGAGAGCGGAGACAGAGGCCCATCCTCCACCACCAGCCTACAGATGACCAAAACCTTTCACCCCTTCTCATAAACTTGGACCTTTGGTAGGTTTATGTgcgctttttttttggtaaatataATGACATAGTCATTCTCTGTAACAGACTTGACAACAACCATAAATGCATCAGCATAGTAAATATGAACTTTTACACAATAATTTCCTGTAAAATTgggataaattattatttttttttatcaacaaacatgacaaaacactgaAGAAAAAGTTCCCCTCTACTTCCTGGACTCAATGTCAACATCAGTATATTTCTTTGCCAGCTTCCTTGACACAAGTGAGGGATATACCTCCTCTACCAATGAGCAGCATGCATGCTGGATAAGGCCTGTTGAATGGACACAGCTGCCCTGTCCACTGATATGTGCGCAAACAAATGTGCCCAAAACCTAGCCTTTTCTTTTGGATCAGTGAGGGGCACGCCAAACAAAGCCTAAAAGGCAAACGGCCTTTCAGAGATTCCTCTGTGTAGCGGACCATTCAGCAATGACACAGAGCCTGTAGAGATAATGCAATGATCCAAATAGAACTAAGgttgatgttttattatttttggggtGTATGTATGTTATTAAAACTTCTCATTTGAAACGATGACTGCACTGAAAGTTATAGACTCAATTCTGAGGATTTTCTTCACGTTTACAGATTAATAACCCATGAACTTGCCATCCTTATGTATGATACCACAAACTAGATACCGCCAGGACATACTTACTTGCGATAGTCAGGCGTGATCTTTGGCTGAGGATAGCTCCAAATTTGTTCTTTGAGAGGCACTGGTAGAATCCTTCATCCGACTCCTCCTTGGTATGCTTTATCTTTGGTATATACAATGACCCATTGGGTAAAAACTGGATGTGCTCACTTTCGGCTAAACGAACGCCGTTTTTCAGCCATTTGATGATGACCGGAGGCTGCCCATGAGCTTGACAGTCCAAGACAGCAGGGTCCTTTGGTAGAACAGTCACATCACTGGGCTCAGTGATGAAAGATAACTCACTGAAACCCAAAACACCTAGAAGAGAGGAATTGTAACATTAGGAACAGATCGGTGGTGATTGAGGGATGCTGGGCTACGAAATGTAAGCCTAATTACACTGGCATATTATACCAGTAGCATAGAGCACAATGGGTAGGTgcaaaatatgtattaaaatatatatcaaaccAACTATActaaaaaatac
This window harbors:
- the LOC131130936 gene encoding protogenin B-like, with the protein product MAKFKMKVGHIWLFLFLFLRSPSVLGFSELSFITEPSDVTVLPKDPAVLDCQAHGQPPVIIKWLKNGVRLAESEHIQFLPNGSLYIPKIKHTKEESDEGFYQCLSKNKFGAILSQRSRLTIASISEFVLHPLPTEVTEGSVARFSCAVTSRPPATVTWEFNQSTLPLQTDRITVLPNGVLQIHSVQLKDAGQYRCVATNIGSRLKSREATLRVVQSVGAETHRRPRIIAGPQNMTVSLHQTVVLECLATGNPWPIISWSRADSKPIDVYKAKVLGNGNLVITDVKSKHSGVYLCRATTPGTRNYTIAAANLTVQVPPSIIERPESQTRPRAGTARFMCQAEGVPTPRIRWLKNGEEVHLNGRIKMYNSKLVITQIIPEDDAIYQCMAESEQGSVLSLARLIVVMSEDRPSAPRNIHAETISSSAILLAWERPLFNAERVIAYSIHYMKAEGLNNEEYQVVIGNDTTSYIIDDLEPARNYTFYIVAYMPMGASRMSDQVSQHTLEDVPLRTPELHLISHNSTDIRVSWQQLPSKLSRGRVSAYRLSYRTAADSAVISVELPQNSTEYLLEGLQPDTIYLFRMAAATRVGWCEPSAWTSHRTPKTSSHKVPSAPICQLEPLNCTSIVAHWQTAPESEAVFGYRLRYHEENQPEQPVIQLQAQTYTYTISGLDPRRRYRVKILAFSQLGDGYETDQAISTPGCVSARDQMAATPPPPDHVTVSANSSSEVSLRWKHPTFTSGKAVSYTVRYTIVGTHNASALRYLQTTKENVTVQNLDPNTRYEFVVRLHVDQMSSPWSPAVYHHTLPAAPRRPPTGLRVTLIEEDTALVSWKEPTESNVVVTHYTILYASQTSWMAGRWQIIQREGSHTMALLEKLEPGNVYMVKISASNQVGDGPFSDVVELAMKRGNAQHSKKAWHSHSFQHTVVFSDGLYHIDQRSMTGIIVGVSIALACIVMCALILISKGRPRKSSSNKAIPETPGQGLSLHHECHVENADALIPMMSTRFIDAKNSNIVINGAGPPMSKRWLLCNKDISTPIENNVEGRVSLYEAGKTILRYEEHLRSAPSSQETNFGPFHAESSQGSDGSQETGDSGHYSNEESNEEMSNPSTNQSSRPESFGPCDDASTVEMKPSFQVENEQICLSLQLSASDTARSCRTSDGS